Proteins encoded by one window of Prosthecobacter debontii:
- a CDS encoding tetratricopeptide repeat protein produces MRRPDLSLIVAVSLLGVVTSAIGQAVPRAVPVEDEEVQKPIPRAIPVNPNEVPPAPPKPKGPDQDLFDYASMVYERGEYAIAVQSFGEYLQNYPSGSQVPLALFRIAECYMKQNQLKVAETYYQEVVSRYPNSEGAPSAAYRLGAMRFNAKDFEESARQFAFCETKSTLPQVRLAASYNKARAYQMLGDTARQVAALQTVISTKTDNPYREAALLTLGTVLLAQDKKAEALPLFQDLLKESKDNAVLSEASVKAAVLLAETGKPDEAIPLFERALAIPETSPLNRGIALVGVVQALFAKGNYDGVIDNYNRNSGVLPEGETRPKMLLLVGNAYRMKKAYARAVEVYLMIEQGYPGSDQAFEAGYWKLYCFYLLDDKDLGEFAAAFIQKHLQDRAQHEFLNLARLIRADFYFNKGDYANAANSYSDVQIDKLPVKLQPGTLFNKGWALAEAGRHQDAISAFSQFLAQFPAHEFTAKALARRGLAYRSAKDIVKAVADFQRVVKEYTNSDAAEVAYLQLGLIAMEQRDSKAMIAAFEMLVKKYPRSQAAGQAWYGIGRGYFDLKDWEKAVPALEKAIEVDKTANLDRASQMLMLAHYAQQNVDGLSQAIDNYRKANENAVIPPNVVSWLGLKLYDMKLYARSTKYLSLATTPDAPENTDPRVWNYLGMAFLETKDYEASIKAIDHFLKVTPESAVKARGLMTKGRALLGLGKIQEAEKVAQEGLGFAKDGKPQALLLILEGDIAMAAGNELEKAGDASGALEKYKAAAGKFMYPAQFFDDGEVTPEAMDKAAKALEKAGQAEKAGDFRKSLKDRYPSYKAEN; encoded by the coding sequence ATGCGCCGTCCTGATCTGTCCCTCATTGTCGCCGTCTCCCTGCTCGGGGTCGTCACTTCCGCCATCGGGCAAGCCGTGCCTCGTGCCGTGCCTGTGGAGGACGAAGAAGTCCAGAAGCCGATCCCCCGGGCCATCCCGGTGAATCCCAATGAAGTGCCCCCCGCTCCGCCCAAGCCCAAAGGCCCGGACCAGGATCTCTTCGACTACGCCAGCATGGTCTATGAGCGGGGCGAGTATGCCATCGCTGTGCAGTCCTTTGGTGAGTATCTGCAAAATTATCCCTCCGGCTCCCAGGTGCCGCTGGCGCTGTTCCGCATCGCCGAGTGCTACATGAAGCAGAACCAGCTCAAGGTGGCGGAGACCTATTACCAGGAAGTGGTCAGCCGCTATCCGAACTCCGAGGGCGCACCCTCGGCGGCCTATCGTCTCGGAGCCATGCGCTTCAATGCCAAAGACTTTGAGGAATCGGCCCGCCAGTTTGCTTTCTGCGAGACGAAGAGCACCCTGCCTCAGGTCAGGCTGGCCGCCTCTTACAACAAGGCCCGGGCTTATCAGATGCTCGGAGATACCGCACGTCAGGTCGCCGCTTTGCAAACGGTCATCTCCACAAAGACGGACAACCCTTATCGCGAAGCCGCCCTTTTGACCCTGGGCACCGTTCTTCTGGCGCAGGATAAGAAGGCGGAAGCTCTGCCTTTGTTCCAAGACTTGCTCAAGGAGAGCAAGGACAACGCCGTGCTGTCCGAGGCCAGTGTTAAAGCCGCCGTGCTGCTGGCGGAGACGGGCAAGCCCGATGAAGCAATCCCGCTCTTTGAACGGGCGCTCGCCATTCCGGAAACCTCTCCGCTCAACCGTGGCATCGCCTTGGTCGGCGTGGTGCAGGCCCTGTTTGCCAAGGGGAATTACGACGGCGTGATCGATAACTACAATCGCAACTCCGGTGTGCTGCCTGAGGGCGAGACACGGCCGAAGATGCTGCTGCTGGTGGGCAATGCCTACCGCATGAAGAAGGCCTATGCCCGGGCGGTGGAGGTCTATCTGATGATCGAACAAGGCTACCCCGGTTCCGATCAAGCCTTCGAGGCCGGTTACTGGAAGCTGTATTGCTTTTACCTGCTTGATGACAAGGACCTGGGCGAGTTTGCCGCTGCGTTCATCCAGAAGCATTTGCAAGATCGCGCTCAGCATGAGTTTCTCAACCTGGCGCGCCTGATCCGTGCGGACTTCTATTTTAACAAAGGCGATTATGCCAACGCGGCCAACAGCTACAGTGACGTGCAGATCGATAAACTGCCCGTGAAGCTGCAGCCCGGCACCCTCTTCAACAAAGGCTGGGCCCTGGCGGAGGCCGGACGCCATCAGGATGCCATCAGCGCCTTCAGTCAGTTCTTAGCTCAATTCCCCGCGCATGAGTTCACCGCGAAAGCCTTGGCTCGTCGGGGGCTGGCCTATCGCTCGGCCAAAGACATCGTCAAAGCGGTGGCAGACTTCCAGCGGGTGGTGAAGGAGTACACCAACTCGGATGCCGCTGAGGTGGCCTACCTTCAGCTCGGCCTTATCGCTATGGAGCAGCGGGATTCGAAGGCCATGATCGCCGCCTTTGAAATGCTGGTGAAGAAGTATCCACGCAGCCAAGCCGCAGGCCAGGCCTGGTATGGCATCGGGCGGGGTTACTTTGATCTGAAGGACTGGGAAAAAGCTGTCCCGGCTCTGGAAAAGGCCATCGAGGTGGATAAGACCGCCAATCTGGATCGTGCCAGCCAGATGCTGATGCTGGCCCACTACGCTCAGCAGAATGTGGATGGCCTGTCTCAGGCGATCGATAACTATCGCAAGGCCAATGAGAACGCCGTCATCCCGCCCAACGTGGTCTCCTGGTTAGGCCTCAAGCTCTATGACATGAAGCTGTATGCTCGGTCCACGAAGTATCTCAGCCTGGCCACCACGCCCGATGCCCCTGAGAACACAGACCCCCGCGTCTGGAACTACCTCGGCATGGCCTTCCTGGAAACCAAGGACTACGAGGCCAGCATCAAAGCTATCGATCATTTCCTGAAAGTGACCCCTGAAAGCGCGGTCAAAGCTCGCGGTCTCATGACCAAAGGACGGGCCTTGCTCGGTCTGGGTAAAATCCAAGAAGCCGAGAAAGTGGCTCAGGAAGGGTTGGGCTTCGCCAAGGATGGCAAACCCCAGGCGCTCTTGCTGATTTTGGAAGGCGACATTGCCATGGCCGCCGGAAACGAGCTGGAGAAAGCAGGCGATGCCAGCGGCGCTTTGGAGAAATACAAAGCGGCGGCGGGCAAGTTCATGTATCCGGCGCAGTTTTTTGACGATGGTGAAGTGACTCCTGAGGCCATGGACAAGGCGGCAAAAGCTCTCGAAAAAGCCGGTCAGGCGGAGAAAGCGGGCGATTTCCGCAAGAGCCTGAAGGATCGCTATCCGAGCTACAAGGCCGAGAATTGA